Proteins encoded together in one Nostoc sp. PCC 7524 window:
- a CDS encoding phycobiliprotein lyase, with the protein MTSPLQVAHTTDESQIIEFFQQSVGQWRSERRYYTLPAGDTKEMESLISIKFLEPGCNELQRLAQIHDLPESVMFICGAEVNWCSTDVLKNRHESQGSTLFGALGSTLYRDRGFATSKPVTAQYHFPNPQTLCLRTEYNGSVFEEELKLIGSKYRTRQTIISRAGEQLMIGQYLEKRLES; encoded by the coding sequence GTGACATCACCGCTACAAGTTGCACACACCACGGATGAATCCCAAATCATTGAATTTTTCCAGCAGTCAGTCGGTCAGTGGCGTTCGGAAAGACGTTACTATACTCTGCCAGCCGGTGACACAAAAGAGATGGAGAGTTTGATCAGCATCAAATTTTTAGAGCCAGGATGCAATGAATTACAAAGATTGGCTCAGATACACGATTTACCTGAGTCAGTAATGTTTATTTGTGGTGCAGAGGTGAATTGGTGCAGTACAGATGTGCTAAAAAATCGCCATGAGTCACAAGGTTCTACACTATTTGGAGCGTTAGGTAGTACATTGTATCGCGATCGCGGTTTTGCCACATCTAAACCAGTCACTGCCCAATATCATTTTCCCAATCCCCAAACACTATGTCTGCGAACTGAATATAACGGTTCAGTGTTTGAGGAAGAGTTAAAGCTAATTGGCAGTAAGTATCGCACCAGACAAACCATTATTTCTCGTGCTGGTGAACAGTTGATGATTGGTCAGTATTTAGAAAAAAGATTAGAGAGTTAG
- a CDS encoding efflux RND transporter periplasmic adaptor subunit, with product MKHPTYTMPCQVMKKQLSLGVNIHPPKGRCFYYPSGKSISLIICLMSMGLLTASCGSLPRESATAQSQERSRREGGEATPVDVAIARIDRLQPQPEYTGTTTPYRTISVRSQAEGRLLSLSLDVGDTVKKGQIVGQQDDTLLLTDLKQAEAELAALQSEVARATNQVSNARTAVEQARLELVQAQADAQRQQQLFKEGAIAEQAAEQANTQAKTADQALKAATEQVRTAQQAVAAAQGRVLAQKAVVAQAKERRSYTRLTSPITGVVTEKVTEPGNLLQAGGEALKIADFSRVKVVVQVSELELAQIQVGQSVQVRLDAFPQEKLIGRVTRISPTADATARLIPVEVVIPNSNNSIGSGLLARVNFETQTPQRVVVSQTAIQKPAKSQEAAASTAETEAQNGKLYVVTDSAGKATVTARPVTLGKKVDGKVEILSGLQPGERYVVRSGRPLKNGAAVRLSILSETPKGNSNFKRPN from the coding sequence ATGAAACATCCAACTTATACAATGCCGTGCCAGGTAATGAAAAAACAGTTAAGTTTAGGTGTAAATATTCATCCCCCCAAAGGTAGATGTTTCTATTACCCATCGGGGAAATCTATCTCATTAATTATTTGTCTAATGAGTATGGGACTACTCACAGCCAGTTGTGGATCTTTACCTAGAGAATCTGCTACAGCGCAATCCCAGGAGCGTAGTAGAAGAGAAGGTGGTGAAGCGACACCTGTAGATGTAGCGATCGCCCGCATAGATCGACTGCAACCACAACCAGAATACACAGGTACAACTACACCATACCGCACCATTTCAGTGCGATCGCAGGCAGAAGGGAGGCTGTTATCTTTGAGCTTAGATGTCGGTGATACAGTCAAAAAAGGACAAATCGTCGGACAACAAGATGACACCTTGCTATTAACTGATTTAAAGCAGGCCGAAGCCGAACTAGCAGCCTTACAGTCAGAAGTAGCCAGAGCTACCAATCAAGTCAGTAATGCCCGCACGGCAGTCGAACAAGCGCGGCTAGAACTCGTACAAGCCCAAGCAGATGCTCAACGCCAGCAGCAACTATTTAAAGAAGGTGCGATCGCCGAACAAGCGGCGGAACAAGCCAACACCCAAGCAAAAACAGCAGATCAAGCCCTAAAAGCTGCAACTGAACAAGTCCGCACCGCACAGCAAGCCGTCGCCGCCGCTCAAGGTAGAGTATTAGCTCAAAAAGCAGTAGTAGCCCAAGCCAAAGAGCGTAGATCCTATACTCGGTTAACATCTCCCATCACTGGCGTAGTTACAGAAAAAGTCACTGAGCCAGGTAATCTCTTACAAGCAGGTGGTGAAGCCTTAAAAATTGCCGACTTTAGCCGTGTAAAAGTTGTCGTGCAAGTTTCCGAATTAGAATTAGCGCAAATTCAGGTAGGGCAATCAGTCCAGGTACGCTTAGATGCCTTCCCCCAGGAAAAATTAATTGGCAGAGTGACCCGCATTTCCCCCACAGCTGATGCTACGGCTCGTTTGATACCAGTGGAAGTAGTGATTCCCAACAGTAACAACAGCATTGGTAGCGGACTACTAGCAAGAGTTAATTTTGAAACCCAAACACCGCAGCGAGTGGTGGTGTCCCAAACAGCCATTCAAAAGCCAGCCAAATCTCAAGAGGCTGCTGCTAGCACAGCAGAAACCGAAGCACAAAATGGCAAACTCTACGTAGTTACAGACTCAGCAGGTAAAGCAACAGTAACAGCCCGTCCTGTAACCCTAGGGAAAAAAGTGGATGGCAAAGTAGAAATTTTATCCGGCTTACAACCAGGAGAACGCTATGTCGTTCGCAGTGGTAGACCTTTAAAAAATGGTGCAGCTGTACGCCTTTCAATTCTTTCAGAAACACCAAAGGGTAATTCAAATTTCAAAAGGCCAAATTAA
- a CDS encoding efflux RND transporter permease subunit: MQQVNNGGGFSISAISIRKHIGTLMLTLAVIVLGVFFIAKLPVDLLPSITYPRIGVRIQAPGISPEVAIDEVTKPLEEAFSATEGVIQVFSQTREGQVSIDLYFQPGGNIDQALNDATAAFNRARSTLPDTIESPRLFKVDPSQLPVYEMALTSPSLTGVDLRVFAEEELARELGVVPGVAGVSVSGGLQEEIRVNLDLDRLQALGIGLTDVLDELRNRNQDISGGRLLGVNSEPLTRTVGRFKNADEIRNLSFAVSSSSASPVPTRRVYLRDFAEVIDGSEQQRIYVSLNGEPAVKVSIQKQPDANTINVVDAVKIRLEQLQESGVVPEGTIMTPTLDESKFIRNSISNVTSSGLIGTGLAAIAVLLFLGSLRQTLIIVVAIPLATLAAIILMGLFGLSLNVFSLGGLALGVGIVVDNSIVMLENIAEGVGMTPGKDNKSRLRPQQLIDQAEQSSREVESALIASTSTNLVAVLPFLLIGGFIALLFNELILTISFSVAASILIAVTVVPMLSSRLLGWKFSSNLGKFWLLQQFNRRFADTTRMYGGFLRIILRWRLVVIAIAIILFGGSSLWMVPQIPQQILPRISTGQANLFAQFPPGTPLETNRKVMNAVDKILRQQPETEYVFSTSGGALFGTNTNANPLRGTSNITLTPGTDIDAYIERVTQAFNKLNLAGIRLRLAPGQVRGLIVNNSPVRNADVDIILQGNDSQALEQASRQVLTALEERATLARFRPDADDRQPEIQIRPDWERVAALGLTTQDIGNTIQTALEGSVPTQLQRGNRLVDVRVQLNETSVQTPSQLERLPLFVDGNRQVRLSDVAQIAEDQAPGEIQRINQRQVIIFAGNLTEGASLSAALAQVQAVVDSLNLPEGVSILPSSAAASNQQLQDSLQLLGGLATFLVFVVMAVQYNSLIDPLVIMFTIPLALAGGIFGLYITQTAIGATVIVGAVLLVGIVVNNAIIMVELANQIREREKVDRKTAILQAAPQRLRPVLMTTITTVLGMFPLALGIGEGSEFLQPLGIVVFSGLSLATLLTLFIIPCFYTLLHDLLGGTWSKPVLVWLRLWKKNFNKA; the protein is encoded by the coding sequence ATGCAGCAAGTGAATAACGGCGGTGGATTTAGTATCAGTGCCATATCCATTCGCAAACATATCGGCACACTCATGCTTACCCTAGCAGTGATAGTTTTAGGTGTATTTTTCATTGCCAAACTACCTGTAGATTTATTACCCTCAATTACCTATCCTCGCATTGGTGTACGGATACAAGCACCTGGTATTTCCCCAGAGGTAGCGATTGATGAAGTGACAAAACCCCTAGAAGAAGCTTTTTCTGCTACTGAGGGCGTGATCCAGGTTTTTTCCCAAACTCGTGAGGGGCAAGTCAGTATAGATTTGTACTTCCAACCTGGAGGTAATATTGACCAAGCCTTGAACGATGCCACAGCCGCCTTTAATAGAGCTAGAAGCACCTTACCAGACACCATTGAATCGCCGCGCTTATTTAAAGTAGACCCTTCCCAGCTACCTGTCTACGAAATGGCACTCACTTCTCCATCCTTGACAGGAGTTGATTTACGAGTGTTTGCCGAAGAAGAACTCGCACGGGAATTAGGTGTTGTCCCTGGAGTGGCTGGGGTAAGTGTATCGGGAGGTTTACAAGAAGAAATTAGAGTCAATCTTGATTTAGACCGCTTGCAAGCTTTAGGTATAGGTTTAACTGATGTTCTAGATGAGTTGAGAAACCGCAACCAAGATATTTCCGGCGGTCGGCTTTTGGGAGTCAATTCTGAGCCACTCACCCGGACTGTAGGACGCTTTAAAAATGCAGATGAAATTAGAAACTTATCTTTTGCAGTTTCCTCCAGTTCAGCTTCCCCAGTCCCCACTCGCCGTGTCTATCTGCGAGACTTTGCTGAAGTTATCGATGGTTCAGAACAACAAAGGATTTATGTTTCCCTCAACGGTGAACCAGCCGTCAAAGTCAGTATTCAAAAGCAGCCAGATGCGAATACGATCAATGTGGTTGATGCTGTCAAAATCCGTTTAGAACAATTGCAAGAATCTGGTGTCGTTCCTGAAGGGACGATCATGACACCCACTTTAGATGAATCCAAATTTATCCGCAATTCTATCTCCAATGTTACAAGTTCTGGGTTGATTGGTACTGGATTGGCGGCGATCGCAGTTCTCTTATTTCTCGGTTCTCTACGACAAACTTTGATTATCGTTGTTGCCATCCCCTTAGCCACCCTAGCAGCAATCATCTTGATGGGGTTATTTGGCTTATCCCTCAACGTTTTTAGTTTGGGTGGTTTAGCCTTGGGTGTGGGTATTGTCGTAGACAACTCCATCGTTATGTTAGAAAACATTGCCGAGGGTGTCGGTATGACTCCTGGTAAGGATAACAAAAGCCGTTTGCGTCCACAACAATTAATTGATCAAGCAGAACAAAGTAGCAGAGAAGTAGAATCGGCGTTGATTGCTTCCACTAGCACTAACTTAGTAGCAGTATTACCATTCTTGCTGATTGGCGGTTTTATCGCTCTATTATTCAACGAATTAATTCTTACTATTAGCTTCTCGGTGGCTGCTTCCATTTTGATTGCAGTTACGGTTGTACCGATGCTCTCCTCCCGGTTATTAGGATGGAAATTTTCGAGTAATTTGGGCAAATTCTGGCTGTTGCAGCAGTTCAATCGCCGCTTTGCAGACACTACCAGGATGTATGGTGGCTTCTTAAGGATTATATTACGCTGGCGGTTAGTAGTAATTGCGATCGCCATTATCCTCTTTGGTGGCAGTAGCTTATGGATGGTTCCTCAAATCCCTCAGCAAATCCTTCCCCGGATTAGTACAGGACAAGCTAATTTATTTGCCCAGTTTCCCCCAGGTACACCCTTAGAAACTAACCGTAAAGTTATGAATGCGGTGGATAAAATCCTCCGCCAACAACCAGAAACAGAATACGTCTTCTCTACCTCTGGCGGTGCGCTGTTTGGGACTAATACAAATGCTAATCCCCTACGTGGTACGAGTAACATTACCCTCACACCCGGTACAGATATCGATGCTTACATTGAACGAGTCACCCAAGCTTTTAACAAGTTAAATTTAGCAGGCATTCGTCTCCGCCTAGCTCCTGGTCAAGTACGAGGTTTAATAGTTAATAATTCCCCTGTCCGCAATGCTGATGTTGACATCATTCTTCAGGGTAATGACTCACAAGCTTTAGAACAAGCTAGTCGTCAAGTCCTCACAGCCTTAGAAGAACGTGCCACCCTAGCTAGATTTCGTCCCGATGCCGATGACAGACAGCCAGAAATTCAAATCCGTCCCGACTGGGAAAGAGTCGCAGCTTTAGGATTAACTACCCAAGATATCGGCAATACAATTCAAACTGCCCTAGAAGGTAGCGTACCCACTCAACTACAACGTGGCAACCGTTTAGTTGATGTCCGAGTCCAGTTAAATGAAACATCTGTACAAACACCGTCTCAACTGGAGAGATTACCTTTATTTGTAGATGGCAATCGTCAAGTCCGCTTAAGCGACGTTGCCCAAATTGCCGAAGACCAAGCCCCCGGAGAGATTCAGCGCATCAATCAACGCCAAGTGATTATCTTTGCAGGCAATTTAACCGAAGGTGCTAGCTTGAGTGCAGCCTTAGCACAAGTACAAGCAGTAGTAGATAGCCTCAACTTACCAGAAGGTGTCAGCATCTTACCCAGTTCAGCCGCCGCATCCAATCAGCAACTACAAGATTCATTGCAACTGTTAGGTGGGTTAGCTACCTTCCTAGTTTTTGTAGTGATGGCAGTACAATACAATTCACTTATCGACCCCTTAGTAATTATGTTCACAATTCCTCTAGCATTAGCTGGTGGGATTTTTGGACTCTACATTACTCAGACTGCCATTGGTGCAACTGTCATAGTTGGTGCAGTCTTACTGGTGGGTATTGTGGTGAACAACGCTATCATCATGGTGGAATTAGCCAACCAAATTCGGGAACGGGAAAAAGTAGACCGCAAAACTGCTATTTTGCAAGCAGCCCCGCAACGTTTACGTCCAGTTTTAATGACTACCATCACCACTGTTTTAGGGATGTTTCCCTTAGCATTAGGAATTGGTGAAGGCTCAGAATTTCTCCAACCTTTGGGTATAGTAGTATTTTCAGGTCTATCCCTAGCAACACTACTGACACTGTTTATTATTCCCTGCTTCTATACCCTACTTCACGATTTACTCGGTGGAACTTGGAGCAAACCTGTGTTAGTTTGGCTACGCTTATGGAAGAAAAATTTCAATAAAGCCTAG
- a CDS encoding glycosyltransferase family 2 protein: protein MTFSIVISTYNRLDLLRRAIDSALKQTIPCEVVVADDCSSDETEQYVKSLGDAVVYHRNEVNQGHAATVNAGVQKASGDWIKFLDDDDYLDVNCIEQMTKAIALCPDAVICSCIAAQVDQNEVELSLTPRFGPGLAFYIPQADIHYGMLLELVPFGTPVQVACRRDAFLQSGGWDSQLDTNCDDIDSWIRIAQFGHAIFLNQCLAYRTIWTGAYNQKFSFLQRLNTNIMMKEKIYTFIDEKHQSYLPTLQDIKNYLKLHWILVALKKRDLRIFSKMLDKSIFYLSTWWLLWKVVYSRRLNMYNSHIDKFVLMEA from the coding sequence ATGACATTTAGTATTGTTATCTCTACCTACAATCGCTTAGATTTGCTACGCCGTGCTATTGACTCTGCACTTAAACAGACTATTCCTTGTGAGGTAGTGGTGGCTGATGACTGCTCTTCTGATGAAACAGAACAGTATGTTAAAAGTTTAGGTGATGCCGTTGTTTATCACCGTAATGAAGTCAATCAAGGCCATGCAGCTACAGTTAATGCTGGCGTGCAGAAAGCTAGCGGTGATTGGATTAAGTTTTTAGATGATGATGACTATTTAGATGTTAATTGTATTGAACAAATGACAAAGGCGATCGCATTGTGTCCTGATGCTGTCATTTGTTCTTGCATTGCGGCTCAAGTAGACCAGAATGAAGTTGAACTTAGTCTTACTCCTCGGTTTGGCCCTGGTTTAGCTTTTTATATTCCCCAAGCTGATATTCACTACGGTATGCTTTTGGAATTGGTACCATTTGGTACACCAGTTCAGGTTGCGTGTCGCCGAGATGCTTTCTTGCAGTCTGGTGGTTGGGATTCTCAACTAGATACCAACTGTGATGATATTGATTCTTGGATTCGCATTGCTCAGTTTGGCCATGCCATTTTTCTCAATCAGTGCCTGGCTTACCGCACAATTTGGACTGGTGCTTATAACCAAAAATTTTCTTTTCTCCAACGTCTAAATACAAACATTATGATGAAAGAGAAGATTTACACTTTCATCGATGAAAAACACCAATCTTATTTACCCACTCTGCAAGACATCAAAAATTACCTGAAATTACATTGGATTCTAGTAGCGTTGAAAAAACGAGACTTACGAATCTTTTCTAAAATGCTAGATAAATCAATTTTTTATCTTTCCACTTGGTGGCTTTTGTGGAAAGTTGTGTATTCACGTCGTTTAAATATGTACAATTCCCATATTGATAAATTTGTATTAATGGAAGCCTAA
- the rplS gene encoding 50S ribosomal protein L19 codes for MSAQEIIRSIEAEQLKSNLPQIYVGDTVRVGVKIKEGDKYRVQPYEGVVIAMRNGGINETITVRRVFQGVGVERVFLLHSPRIDSIKVLRRGKVRRAKLYYLRGRVGKATRIKQRFDRAL; via the coding sequence ATGAGTGCTCAAGAAATTATTCGCTCCATTGAAGCGGAACAACTAAAATCAAATTTGCCTCAAATTTACGTGGGTGACACCGTAAGAGTAGGCGTGAAAATTAAAGAAGGCGATAAATACCGCGTCCAACCCTACGAGGGAGTTGTAATTGCCATGCGTAACGGCGGTATTAACGAAACTATTACAGTTCGTCGAGTCTTCCAAGGGGTGGGCGTTGAGCGGGTATTCTTATTACATTCTCCCCGCATTGACAGTATTAAAGTATTACGTCGCGGTAAAGTCAGACGTGCTAAACTCTACTATCTGCGCGGTCGTGTCGGTAAGGCTACACGGATTAAGCAACGTTTTGACCGTGCTTTGTAA
- the secE gene encoding preprotein translocase subunit SecE translates to MAKKNEAEIAENAGGFNFLNFFQGTREELEKVVWPSRKQLVSESAAVLLMVTLSASLIYLVDGLFSWAAKQVF, encoded by the coding sequence GTGGCCAAAAAAAATGAGGCAGAAATCGCAGAAAACGCTGGTGGGTTTAACTTTCTCAATTTCTTTCAAGGAACAAGAGAAGAATTAGAGAAAGTAGTTTGGCCTAGCCGGAAGCAACTTGTCAGCGAATCAGCCGCCGTATTGCTGATGGTGACACTCTCCGCTTCTTTGATCTATTTGGTCGATGGATTGTTTTCTTGGGCAGCAAAACAGGTATTCTGA
- the nusG gene encoding transcription termination/antitermination protein NusG — MTFATDEPMDSALQSEETAEAASNEARWYAVQVASGCEKRVKTNLEQRIQTFDVADKILQVEIPHTPAVKIRKDGSRQHTEEKVFPGYVLVRMMMDDDTWQVVRNTSHVINFVGAEQKRGSGKGRGHVKPVPLGHSEVERIFKQTTEQEPIVKIDMATGDKIVVLSGPFKDFEGEVIEVSPERSKLKALLSIFGRDTPVELEFNQVEKQS; from the coding sequence ATGACTTTTGCAACAGACGAACCAATGGACTCGGCGTTGCAGTCAGAGGAAACAGCAGAAGCAGCGTCTAATGAAGCACGCTGGTATGCCGTACAGGTGGCCTCAGGCTGCGAAAAGCGGGTAAAAACAAATTTAGAACAGCGCATCCAAACTTTTGACGTGGCTGATAAAATTCTCCAGGTAGAGATTCCCCACACGCCAGCAGTAAAAATCCGCAAGGATGGTAGCCGCCAGCACACAGAGGAAAAAGTTTTTCCGGGCTATGTGCTAGTAAGGATGATGATGGATGATGATACCTGGCAGGTGGTACGTAACACATCCCATGTAATTAACTTTGTGGGAGCCGAACAAAAACGTGGTAGCGGCAAAGGTCGCGGTCACGTTAAACCAGTACCTTTAGGTCACTCAGAAGTAGAGCGGATATTCAAACAAACCACCGAACAAGAGCCAATTGTCAAAATTGACATGGCAACTGGTGATAAGATAGTCGTGCTTTCTGGCCCATTTAAGGACTTTGAAGGTGAGGTAATTGAAGTTAGCCCTGAACGGAGTAAACTCAAAGCCTTGCTGTCAATTTTTGGGCGAGACACACCAGTAGAACTGGAATTTAATCAGGTAGAAAAACAGAGCTAA
- the rplK gene encoding 50S ribosomal protein L11, which produces MAKKVVAVIKLALNAGKANPAPPVGPALGQHGVNIMMFCKEYNAKTADQAGMVIPVEISVYEDRSFTFVLKTPPASVLIRKAAKIERGSNEPNKKKVGSITTAQLREIAQTKLPDLNANDIDAAMKIVAGTAKNMGVTVQD; this is translated from the coding sequence ATGGCAAAGAAAGTAGTAGCGGTCATTAAACTGGCCTTGAATGCTGGAAAAGCCAACCCAGCACCCCCAGTTGGCCCTGCGTTGGGTCAACATGGTGTTAATATCATGATGTTCTGCAAAGAGTACAACGCCAAAACAGCAGACCAAGCTGGGATGGTAATTCCTGTAGAAATTTCGGTTTATGAAGACCGGAGTTTTACATTTGTACTCAAAACACCTCCAGCATCAGTATTGATTCGCAAGGCAGCGAAAATTGAAAGAGGTTCCAACGAACCTAATAAAAAGAAAGTTGGTTCAATTACCACAGCGCAACTGCGGGAAATAGCTCAAACCAAACTTCCTGACCTCAACGCTAACGACATAGACGCGGCGATGAAAATTGTGGCAGGAACCGCCAAGAACATGGGTGTAACCGTCCAAGATTGA
- the rplA gene encoding 50S ribosomal protein L1: MTQKVSRRLRELQAKVEDKEYAPLDALALLKETATAKFPEAAEAHIRLGIDPKYTDQQLRTTVALPKGTGQVVRVAVIARGEKVTEASNSGADVVGSEELIDEIQKGRMDFDKLIATPDVMPQVAKLGKLLGPRGLMPSPKGGTVTFDIASAIAEFKAGKLEFRADRTGIVHVMFGKASFSPEDLLVNLKALQETIDRNRPSGAKGRYWRSIYVSATMGPSIRVDVAALRDYKLTEVA; encoded by the coding sequence ATGACACAAAAAGTATCACGTCGCTTGCGAGAATTGCAAGCAAAAGTAGAAGATAAAGAATACGCACCTTTAGATGCTTTAGCCCTCCTGAAAGAGACCGCTACAGCCAAATTTCCCGAAGCTGCGGAAGCACATATCCGTCTAGGTATTGATCCAAAATATACAGATCAACAATTGCGTACCACAGTAGCACTACCCAAAGGCACAGGGCAAGTGGTAAGGGTGGCAGTGATTGCCCGTGGTGAAAAAGTTACAGAAGCCTCCAACTCTGGCGCTGATGTAGTTGGTTCTGAAGAACTAATTGACGAAATCCAAAAAGGCAGAATGGATTTTGACAAATTGATTGCTACACCAGATGTCATGCCACAGGTAGCAAAACTTGGTAAATTGTTAGGTCCTCGTGGTTTAATGCCATCACCAAAAGGTGGTACAGTCACATTTGACATCGCCAGTGCGATCGCGGAATTTAAAGCTGGTAAATTAGAATTCCGGGCTGACCGTACAGGCATAGTTCATGTTATGTTTGGAAAGGCATCCTTCTCGCCAGAAGATTTATTGGTAAACCTGAAGGCGTTACAAGAGACGATTGACCGTAACCGTCCTTCAGGAGCCAAAGGCCGTTATTGGCGTTCAATTTATGTGTCCGCCACAATGGGGCCATCCATTAGAGTCGATGTTGCTGCTCTGCGAGATTATAAACTGACTGAAGTTGCTTAA
- the rplJ gene encoding 50S ribosomal protein L10 → MGRTLENKKEIVAELKETLSESTLALVIDYQGLTVAEITDLRRRLRPTGTICKVTKNTFMGIAIQDDEKWQPLSELLKGSSAFLLVKEDFSSAIKAYQDFQKASKKTELRGGVMEGRLLKEPDVKALGDLPSKEQLMAQIAGAINALATKVAVGINEVPSGLARALQAVADKENSGADSASE, encoded by the coding sequence ATGGGTAGAACACTAGAAAACAAAAAAGAGATAGTAGCTGAACTCAAAGAAACTTTGAGTGAGTCAACTTTGGCATTGGTAATTGACTATCAAGGGCTGACAGTTGCGGAAATTACAGACTTACGGCGGCGGTTGCGTCCCACTGGCACTATCTGTAAAGTGACGAAGAACACTTTTATGGGTATTGCCATTCAAGACGATGAAAAATGGCAACCCCTGTCGGAGTTGCTGAAGGGTTCATCTGCCTTCTTATTGGTTAAAGAAGATTTTTCTTCTGCAATCAAAGCTTACCAAGATTTCCAAAAAGCCTCCAAGAAGACAGAACTTCGTGGCGGCGTTATGGAAGGTCGCCTACTCAAAGAACCGGATGTCAAAGCTTTAGGAGATTTGCCATCCAAAGAACAACTTATGGCTCAAATTGCTGGAGCTATCAACGCTTTGGCGACAAAGGTAGCCGTAGGTATCAACGAAGTTCCCAGTGGTTTGGCGCGGGCTTTGCAAGCTGTCGCTGATAAGGAAAATAGTGGCGCTGACAGTGCTAGTGAGTAA
- the rplL gene encoding 50S ribosomal protein L7/L12: MSAATEQILEQLKSLTLLEAAELVKQIEEAFGVSAAAPAGGMMMMAAPAAAAAEPVEEKTEFDVILESVPADKKIAVLKVVREITGLGLKEAKDLVEAAPKPIKEAIAKEAAEDAKKRIEEAGAKVTVK; the protein is encoded by the coding sequence ATGTCTGCTGCAACCGAACAAATTTTAGAACAATTGAAATCTTTGACTCTGCTAGAAGCTGCTGAATTAGTTAAGCAAATTGAAGAAGCTTTTGGCGTAAGTGCTGCTGCACCAGCTGGTGGCATGATGATGATGGCTGCTCCTGCTGCTGCTGCTGCTGAACCAGTAGAAGAAAAAACCGAGTTCGATGTAATTCTTGAATCTGTTCCAGCTGATAAGAAGATTGCTGTACTGAAAGTTGTACGGGAAATCACTGGTTTAGGTCTGAAAGAAGCAAAAGACTTGGTAGAAGCTGCACCTAAACCAATCAAAGAAGCTATTGCTAAGGAAGCTGCTGAAGACGCTAAGAAGCGGATTGAAGAAGCTGGTGCTAAGGTAACAGTTAAGTAA